A region from the Ptychodera flava strain L36383 chromosome 12, AS_Pfla_20210202, whole genome shotgun sequence genome encodes:
- the LOC139146289 gene encoding protein NYNRIN-like, producing the protein MNTCEESGGITVEPNQTRDPLSHDSMKDDQPEQSQISEATVKSVEHLSFDPVWTKEEVRKSQLSDPEIAVILSAKENSDVRPDWNDISPHSPATKSYWSMFDQLAINQGLLYRMWESPDGGSNRWQLILPRAYRGAVINSLHSSRTGGHLGIDKTISKIRFRYHWWGLTMDVRAWLPMCNTCAGNRALGQKVKGPLQTYVVGGPMERVALDVVGPFPESQNGNHKILVIGDYFTKWIEAFAIPNEEATTVARVLVNEFSVDLAYHMRSIVIEGEIYLCCVC; encoded by the coding sequence ATGAACACATGTGAGGAGTCTGGGGGAATAACTGTAGAGCCAAATCAAACTAGGGACCCACTATCCCATGATAGCATGAAAGATGACCAACCTGAACAGTCTCAGATAAGTGAAGCTACTGTAAAAAGTGTAGAACATCTCTCCTTTGATCCTGTATGGACTAAGGAGGAGGTCAGAAAATCACAACTTAGTGACCCTGAAATCGCAGTTATATTGTCAGCCAAGGAAAATTCTGATGTTCGTCCTGATTGGAATGACATTTCACCTCATTCTCCTGCCACTAAAAGTTATTGGTCAATGTTTGATCAATTAGCAATCAACCAGGGATTACTTTATCGTATGTGGGAGTCACCTGACGGAGGTTCTAATCGTTGGCAACTGATACTGCCTAGGGCCTATCGCGGGGCAGTTATAAACAGTCTCCATTCTTCTCGAACAGGCGGTCACCTTGGAATAGATAAGACTATAAGTAAAATACGGTTTAGATATCACTGGTGGGGTTTGACAATGGATGTGAGAGCATGGTTGCCGATGTGTAACACATGTGCTGGAAACAGAGCACTTGGTCAAAAGGTAAAAGGACCTTTGCAGACCTATGTGGTAGGCGGGCCAATGGAGAGAGTTGCCCTGGATGTTGTAGGGCCATTTCCAGAGTCACAGAATGGAAATCATAAGATCCTCGTAATTGGCGACTATTTTACGAAGTGGATTGAGGCGTTTGCCATTCCAAATGAGGAAGCCACTACAGTCGCTAGAGTACTGGTTAACGagttttctgtagatttggcttACCATATGAGGTCCATAGTGATAGAGGGAGAAATTTATCTCTGCTGTGTTTGCTGA